In the genome of Carnobacterium pleistocenium FTR1, one region contains:
- a CDS encoding S41 family peptidase, whose protein sequence is MENEPKKEKKQKGIKPWTYGASLLIVAALSIGGTVAVLNANDDTDGQVQNQLSSSESSEASVEINAEDFEKIQAVYDTLMTDYYQGVEEETLIEGAITGMTEAVGDPYTQYLDVEESSSLDESISASFEGIGAEVMMQGDNVMIVSPIAESPAEQAGLQPNDIILKADDQELTGMNLNEAVSHIRGEKGSEVTLTIRRGESTFEVKVIRDTIPVETVVYQLDEADPTIGYIAITSFSSPTYDDLVAAIEDLREQGAESFVFDVRQNPGGLLDAGLNISNLFLEDGDTILQTQEKDQEPVPIVADDATMGDFKVTEPSVLLVNEGSASASEILAGAVNESGNIKLIGTQTFGKGTVQNVAPFEDSSELKITIAKWLTPSGKWINEEGIMPTIEVALPEYANLLIIDSSKSYQLEDVSEEVENLEKVLDALDYSVGNSDGYFDKSTQEAVQQFQTDKDLPIDGVVTGETATQLVESLRELIDENDTQYEAAIKELQSAESSN, encoded by the coding sequence TTGGAGAATGAACCAAAAAAAGAAAAGAAACAAAAAGGAATCAAACCTTGGACTTATGGCGCTTCTCTCCTAATCGTTGCTGCACTTTCAATTGGTGGGACCGTTGCTGTTTTGAATGCCAATGATGATACAGACGGACAGGTTCAAAATCAATTAAGTTCTTCAGAATCTTCAGAAGCTAGTGTAGAAATAAATGCAGAAGATTTTGAAAAAATACAGGCAGTTTATGATACTTTGATGACGGATTATTATCAAGGCGTTGAAGAAGAAACCTTAATTGAAGGTGCCATTACTGGTATGACCGAAGCTGTTGGAGATCCATATACACAATACCTTGACGTAGAAGAATCATCTTCCTTAGATGAAAGTATTTCAGCATCTTTTGAAGGAATCGGTGCAGAAGTGATGATGCAAGGAGATAATGTTATGATTGTTTCTCCTATTGCCGAATCACCAGCCGAACAAGCCGGATTACAACCGAACGATATTATTTTAAAAGCTGATGATCAAGAATTAACGGGTATGAATTTAAATGAGGCTGTCTCGCATATTCGAGGGGAGAAAGGTTCTGAAGTTACCTTGACTATTAGACGTGGCGAGTCCACTTTCGAAGTGAAAGTAATTCGCGATACGATTCCTGTGGAAACAGTTGTTTATCAGCTAGACGAAGCAGACCCAACAATTGGATATATTGCCATCACTAGCTTTTCTTCACCGACGTACGATGATCTAGTGGCTGCTATAGAAGATTTAAGGGAGCAAGGTGCGGAGTCCTTTGTATTTGACGTCCGACAAAATCCGGGCGGTTTATTAGACGCAGGGTTAAATATTTCTAATCTGTTTTTAGAAGATGGGGATACTATTTTACAAACTCAGGAAAAAGATCAAGAACCTGTTCCAATTGTTGCTGATGACGCTACAATGGGTGATTTTAAAGTTACTGAGCCATCTGTTTTATTAGTGAATGAAGGAAGTGCTAGTGCCTCTGAAATTTTAGCAGGTGCAGTTAACGAATCTGGTAATATCAAACTAATCGGAACGCAAACATTTGGTAAAGGAACGGTCCAAAATGTAGCGCCATTTGAGGATAGCAGTGAATTGAAGATAACGATTGCAAAATGGTTGACACCAAGTGGTAAATGGATAAATGAAGAAGGAATTATGCCTACTATCGAAGTGGCTTTACCAGAATATGCAAATTTATTGATCATTGATAGTTCAAAATCTTATCAATTAGAAGATGTTTCTGAAGAAGTTGAAAACTTAGAAAAGGTGCTCGATGCCCTAGATTACTCTGTAGGAAATAGCGATGGATATTTTGACAAATCAACTCAAGAAGCCGTTCAACAATTTCAAACAGACAAAGATTTACCTATCGATGGTGTAGTAACAGGTGAGACAGCTACTCAATTGGTTGAATCTTTAAGAGAGCTGATTGATGAAAATGATACGCAATATGAAGCAGCGATAAAAGAGTTGCAATCAGCTGAATCTAGCAATTAA
- the deoD gene encoding purine-nucleoside phosphorylase: MSIHIEAKEGQIAETVLLPGDPLRAKYIAETFLTEVEQYNRVRNMFGYTGMYKGRRVSVQGTGMGIPSMMIYAEELITGYNVKNLIRVGTAGGMQKDVKVRDVILAQGATTDSAIVKNTFDNQVQFAPIADFDLLRTAYEISIEKGMKVRVGNVLSADRFYNTELDKKKLADYGVLATEMEAAGLYTVAAKYNRRALAILTISDHLITGEETSSDEREKTFNDMMVVALETALKF; encoded by the coding sequence ATGAGTATACACATTGAAGCTAAAGAAGGTCAGATCGCCGAAACGGTATTGTTGCCAGGAGATCCATTAAGAGCAAAATACATCGCAGAAACCTTTTTAACAGAGGTAGAACAATATAATCGCGTGAGAAATATGTTTGGTTATACTGGGATGTATAAAGGGCGCCGTGTTTCTGTTCAAGGAACGGGTATGGGAATCCCTTCTATGATGATTTATGCTGAAGAATTGATTACGGGTTATAATGTGAAAAATTTAATACGCGTAGGAACTGCTGGCGGGATGCAAAAAGATGTTAAAGTGCGTGATGTCATCTTAGCTCAAGGTGCGACAACTGATTCAGCTATTGTAAAAAATACATTTGATAATCAAGTTCAATTTGCTCCAATTGCTGATTTTGATTTACTAAGAACAGCATATGAGATTTCGATCGAAAAAGGCATGAAAGTTAGAGTAGGAAATGTCTTATCCGCTGACCGCTTTTACAATACTGAACTAGATAAAAAGAAATTGGCTGATTATGGCGTATTAGCTACTGAAATGGAAGCAGCTGGTTTATATACAGTAGCAGCTAAATATAACCGTCGCGCTTTAGCTATTTTAACGATAAGCGATCATCTGATTACGGGAGAAGAAACGTCTTCCGATGAACGTGAAAAAACATTTAATGATATGATGGTCGTTGCGTTGGAAACAGCTTTAAAATTCTAA
- a CDS encoding YozE family protein, which translates to MQRPFYHYLMTERDPHKRDVVTLFANAVYLDDSFPKQSEDYHEISHYLELNGTYLEEMTTFDKAWEIYLDRDN; encoded by the coding sequence ATGCAACGGCCATTTTATCATTATTTAATGACTGAAAGAGATCCACATAAAAGAGATGTCGTTACCTTGTTCGCAAATGCTGTTTATTTAGATGATAGTTTTCCTAAACAGTCAGAAGATTATCATGAAATCAGTCATTATTTAGAATTAAATGGCACATATTTAGAAGAAATGACAACTTTTGATAAAGCTTGGGAAATCTATTTAGACAGAGACAACTAA
- the msrA gene encoding peptide-methionine (S)-S-oxide reductase MsrA encodes MRFVKDTAIFAGGCFWCMVSPFDEQPGIEKVISGYTGGHTVDPTYEEVLTKTTGHTEAVEITFDSSVISYEQLVDIYWNQTDPTDAMGQFQDRGDNYRPVIFVLNENQRTIAEKSKQRLIASKKYKKTIITVIEEVQPFYPAEEQHQEFYKKNPEKYAQEQEERLHYQQSKK; translated from the coding sequence ATGAGGTTTGTGAAAGATACTGCGATATTTGCGGGAGGATGTTTTTGGTGCATGGTTTCTCCGTTTGATGAACAACCAGGAATTGAAAAAGTAATTTCAGGTTACACCGGAGGACATACTGTAGATCCTACTTACGAAGAAGTTTTGACCAAAACAACAGGTCATACTGAAGCTGTTGAAATAACCTTTGATTCTTCTGTTATTTCTTATGAACAATTGGTAGACATCTATTGGAATCAAACGGATCCAACAGATGCTATGGGTCAATTTCAAGATAGAGGAGATAATTATCGTCCTGTTATTTTTGTATTAAATGAGAATCAAAGAACGATCGCAGAAAAATCAAAACAACGATTAATTGCTAGTAAAAAGTACAAAAAAACGATTATTACCGTTATTGAAGAGGTCCAGCCTTTTTATCCAGCTGAAGAACAGCATCAAGAGTTTTATAAAAAAAATCCGGAAAAGTATGCTCAAGAGCAAGAAGAGCGACTGCACTACCAGCAAAGTAAAAAGTAA
- a CDS encoding YpmS family protein, which produces MEIKRKQQKRELNGWKWAFLALLSIIIGMSIWFFTQLTPVVIGEPNLETRDSEEEAMFQVSAEKEDINQLVASYLKNEEIVEGPVNYQFTLENQARLVGTFQLFGQDVQFQLFMEPFVMENGNLQFKATSLSIGRFNVPITFAMNQIKNQLNLPEWVAIDSEQETIVFNLNEFTLASGMHFSVDKIDLAENDIRINAYMPTK; this is translated from the coding sequence ATGGAGATAAAAAGAAAGCAACAAAAGAGAGAATTGAATGGATGGAAGTGGGCTTTTCTTGCGCTGCTTTCAATTATTATTGGAATGAGTATCTGGTTTTTTACTCAGCTGACACCGGTTGTTATAGGTGAACCAAACCTAGAGACAAGAGACAGTGAAGAAGAAGCAATGTTTCAAGTATCTGCAGAAAAAGAGGATATCAATCAATTGGTAGCCTCATATCTTAAGAATGAAGAAATAGTAGAAGGTCCTGTCAATTACCAGTTTACATTAGAAAATCAAGCTCGATTAGTTGGAACGTTTCAACTATTTGGTCAAGATGTACAATTCCAGTTATTTATGGAACCTTTTGTAATGGAAAATGGCAATCTCCAATTTAAAGCGACTAGTCTCTCCATTGGGAGATTCAACGTACCCATTACTTTTGCAATGAATCAAATTAAAAATCAATTGAATCTTCCAGAGTGGGTAGCCATCGATAGTGAGCAAGAAACAATTGTATTTAATCTGAATGAATTCACTTTAGCTAGTGGGATGCATTTTTCGGTCGATAAAATTGATTTAGCTGAAAATGATATTCGAATCAATGCCTATATGCCAACCAAATAG
- a CDS encoding SGNH/GDSL hydrolase family protein, translating to MKKGRSIVGIFLFFSIVSLLIAGILIYLNQTNGSNDEEKVAIKKESVHIVAIGDSLTEGVGDATNTGGYVPVVADLLEKTDAYEEVTTSNYGKNGDRSDQVLERFHENKSIQEDIASADIVVLTVGGNDIIQTFKQFFLTATEESFISPEKAYQVNLTALLTEFKKENSELELYVFGVYNPYDIYFPEIPEMQNIVEKWNKTTQKIVNETDNATFISTMNLFNPTLKQAELKNLSLNEENPSGTEINNPYLYEKDLFHPNEDGYKLMGETLFQAIEAE from the coding sequence ATGAAAAAAGGACGGTCAATTGTTGGTATCTTCCTTTTTTTTAGTATAGTCAGCCTTCTTATAGCTGGCATATTAATTTACCTAAATCAAACTAATGGATCTAATGATGAGGAAAAAGTGGCAATAAAAAAAGAGTCAGTCCACATCGTTGCCATAGGAGATTCTTTAACTGAGGGTGTCGGAGATGCTACGAATACTGGTGGTTATGTTCCTGTAGTTGCTGATTTATTAGAAAAAACGGATGCTTATGAAGAAGTAACCACAAGTAATTATGGGAAAAACGGAGACCGAAGCGATCAAGTTTTGGAACGTTTTCATGAAAATAAGTCTATCCAAGAAGATATTGCATCTGCCGATATAGTTGTTCTCACTGTAGGTGGAAACGATATCATACAAACCTTCAAACAATTTTTTTTAACCGCTACGGAGGAAAGTTTTATCTCTCCTGAAAAAGCTTACCAGGTGAATTTAACTGCCCTTTTAACTGAGTTTAAAAAGGAAAATTCTGAACTTGAATTATATGTTTTTGGTGTTTATAACCCTTATGATATTTATTTTCCTGAGATACCTGAAATGCAAAATATAGTAGAAAAATGGAATAAAACCACTCAAAAAATAGTAAATGAAACGGATAATGCTACTTTTATTTCTACGATGAACCTATTTAATCCAACATTGAAGCAAGCTGAGCTGAAAAACTTATCGCTAAATGAAGAAAATCCTAGTGGAACAGAAATCAATAATCCTTATCTATATGAAAAAGATTTATTTCATCCTAACGAAGACGGATATAAATTGATGGGAGAGACATTGTTTCAAGCTATTGAAGCTGAATAA
- a CDS encoding dihydrofolate reductase, which translates to MIAFLWAQDKNGAIGYQGTLPWSLPNDLKYFKQMTINNAVVMGRKTFEGMNKRSLPNRINIILTTDPNYQAEGVKIMHSREEVLDFAKEYQGDTFITGGANVFDFFMDDVDILHRTLIDGEFKGDTFISEIDWTKWKLAKTEVGMLDERNKYPHVFETYVRNNE; encoded by the coding sequence ATGATTGCTTTTTTATGGGCTCAAGACAAGAATGGAGCAATAGGATACCAAGGAACTTTGCCTTGGTCGTTGCCGAATGATCTGAAATATTTTAAACAGATGACAATCAACAATGCTGTTGTCATGGGGAGAAAAACATTTGAAGGAATGAATAAACGTTCTTTACCTAACCGTATCAATATTATCCTCACCACTGATCCTAATTATCAAGCTGAAGGGGTCAAAATTATGCACAGCCGAGAAGAGGTACTCGATTTTGCTAAAGAATATCAGGGAGATACATTTATCACTGGCGGTGCAAATGTTTTTGATTTCTTTATGGATGATGTAGATATATTACACCGGACCTTGATTGACGGCGAATTTAAAGGAGATACGTTTATCTCTGAAATAGACTGGACAAAGTGGAAACTGGCTAAGACAGAAGTGGGTATGCTTGATGAGCGCAATAAATACCCACATGTATTCGAAACGTATGTACGAAATAACGAATAA
- a CDS encoding thymidylate synthase: MESEYLNLGKKVLEEGHKKTDRTGTGTKSLFGYQMRYDLQKGFPLLTTKRVPFNLIKSELLWFIKGNTNIRYLLQHNNHIWDEWAFERFVKSDDYTGPDMTDFGRKALVDSDFNVIYQAEKEVFCTRILEDETFAAKYGELGNVYGAQWRKWKTTQGETIDQLKEVIQQIKTTPDSRRLIVSAWNPEDVPNMALPPCHTLFQFYVADGKLSCQLYQRSADIFLGVPFNIASYALLTHLIALEVGLEVGEFVHTLGDAHLYSNHNEQMEKQLARETKGFPSLVLNQSKTSIFDFEMEDIQIEGYDPHPGIKAPIAV, translated from the coding sequence GTGGAGTCAGAATATTTAAATTTAGGAAAAAAAGTTTTAGAAGAAGGTCACAAAAAGACAGACCGAACAGGAACAGGAACCAAAAGTCTTTTTGGTTATCAAATGCGCTATGATCTTCAAAAAGGTTTTCCTTTGCTAACAACTAAAAGAGTGCCATTTAATTTAATCAAAAGTGAATTGCTGTGGTTTATTAAAGGAAATACAAATATTCGCTATTTATTACAACATAATAATCATATCTGGGATGAATGGGCTTTTGAGCGTTTCGTAAAAAGTGACGATTACACAGGACCAGACATGACTGATTTTGGCAGAAAAGCTTTAGTTGATTCTGACTTTAACGTCATTTATCAAGCCGAAAAAGAAGTTTTCTGTACTCGTATTTTGGAAGATGAAACATTCGCTGCTAAATATGGGGAGCTTGGCAATGTGTATGGGGCGCAATGGAGAAAATGGAAAACAACTCAAGGTGAAACTATTGATCAATTAAAAGAGGTTATCCAGCAGATCAAAACAACGCCAGACTCAAGACGGTTAATCGTTTCAGCGTGGAATCCAGAAGATGTACCTAATATGGCATTGCCTCCTTGCCATACACTCTTTCAATTTTATGTTGCTGATGGTAAATTAAGCTGCCAATTGTATCAAAGAAGTGCAGACATCTTTTTAGGTGTTCCTTTTAATATTGCGAGTTACGCTTTATTAACCCATCTGATTGCTCTTGAAGTTGGATTAGAGGTTGGAGAGTTTGTCCATACTTTGGGAGATGCACATTTGTATTCAAATCATAACGAACAAATGGAAAAACAACTAGCTAGAGAAACTAAAGGCTTCCCTTCATTAGTATTGAATCAATCAAAAACAAGTATTTTTGATTTTGAAATGGAGGATATACAAATCGAAGGATATGATCCACATCCTGGAATAAAAGCTCCAATAGCTGTGTAA
- a CDS encoding ABC-F family ATP-binding cassette domain-containing protein produces the protein MKELKVQNLTKTYGEKVLFDDISFSIMEGERIGLIGVNGSGKTNLLNVITGNDTGEKGSIQKQKDYTISYLMQEPDLNPDKSVFDAVFEGDSPILAAVRNYEKALDLLIADPMDEKYQNRYSRAEQVMNDENAWIADTNAKMILSKLGLTNLEQLVGTLSGGQKKRVGIAQVLIQEPDLLVLDEPTNHLDFETITWLEGYLSSYRGALLLVTHDRYFLDRIVNRMIELSHGSATFYTGNYEQYVIERAERQEAAVVADHKRKQMYTKELAWMRTGAKARSTKQQARIGRFKDLEDNLNQSNLDESVEMNLEGSRLGKRVFELKDASLNLGGKVILDHFNMLIQTKDRIGISGENGAGKSTFLNTLAGRFPLDSGEIVVGETVKVAYFTQVIEEMDPNKRVISYLQEVGEEVETTNGERISVTNLLEQFLFERQTHGTLIGKLSGGEKRRLYLLKLLMQQPNVLLLDEPTNDLDIATLTVLEDYIDTFPGAVISVSHDRYFLDKTVGKLLIFDGNGKIRPFYGSITDYIEEEKEKKQGRSVQSSESSAKVDTQPEQPTEDGKVKLTFSEQKEWSTIEEEMFHLENKIETVKKEMAKSGSDFGLLQEQQEQLAALEKELEEKMNRWEYLSQYSND, from the coding sequence ATGAAAGAATTAAAAGTACAGAATTTAACAAAAACATATGGGGAAAAAGTATTATTCGATGATATCAGCTTTTCAATTATGGAAGGTGAAAGAATCGGTCTAATTGGTGTAAATGGCTCTGGGAAAACTAACCTACTGAATGTGATCACTGGAAATGATACGGGTGAAAAAGGCAGTATTCAAAAACAAAAAGATTACACTATCAGTTATTTGATGCAAGAACCAGATTTAAATCCTGATAAATCCGTTTTCGATGCTGTTTTTGAAGGAGATTCTCCTATTTTAGCAGCTGTTAGAAACTATGAAAAAGCATTAGACTTATTGATAGCAGATCCAATGGATGAAAAATATCAAAACAGATATTCTAGGGCTGAACAAGTAATGAATGATGAAAATGCTTGGATAGCTGATACAAATGCAAAAATGATTTTGAGTAAATTAGGTCTCACCAATTTAGAACAATTGGTAGGAACTTTATCTGGTGGACAGAAAAAACGAGTGGGTATAGCGCAAGTGTTGATCCAAGAACCTGATTTATTGGTTTTAGATGAACCAACCAACCACTTAGACTTTGAGACGATCACTTGGTTAGAAGGCTATTTAAGCTCTTATAGAGGAGCACTATTACTTGTTACTCATGACCGTTACTTCTTAGACCGAATTGTTAACCGCATGATTGAATTGTCTCATGGAAGTGCGACATTTTATACAGGGAACTATGAACAATACGTTATCGAAAGAGCAGAGAGACAAGAAGCAGCAGTAGTTGCTGACCATAAGAGAAAACAAATGTATACAAAAGAATTAGCATGGATGCGTACAGGTGCAAAAGCACGTTCAACAAAACAACAAGCTAGAATCGGACGATTTAAAGATTTAGAAGACAATTTGAATCAATCTAATTTAGACGAATCAGTCGAAATGAATTTAGAAGGTTCTCGCTTAGGAAAAAGAGTATTCGAGTTGAAAGATGCGTCGCTTAATTTAGGTGGGAAAGTAATTCTGGATCATTTCAACATGCTGATTCAAACGAAAGATCGAATTGGGATCAGTGGTGAAAATGGAGCTGGTAAATCAACTTTCTTAAATACTTTAGCTGGACGATTCCCATTAGATTCAGGGGAAATAGTTGTAGGAGAAACGGTGAAAGTTGCTTATTTCACGCAAGTTATTGAAGAAATGGATCCTAATAAACGTGTGATTTCTTATTTACAAGAAGTTGGAGAAGAAGTTGAAACCACCAATGGTGAACGAATCAGTGTAACAAATTTATTGGAACAATTTTTATTTGAGCGACAAACACATGGTACTCTTATTGGGAAATTATCCGGTGGCGAAAAAAGACGATTGTATCTATTGAAATTATTGATGCAGCAACCAAATGTATTGTTGCTTGATGAACCGACAAATGATTTAGACATTGCAACGTTGACGGTCTTAGAAGATTACATTGATACTTTTCCTGGAGCAGTGATTTCAGTTTCCCATGACCGTTACTTCTTAGATAAGACAGTTGGAAAATTACTAATATTTGATGGCAATGGAAAAATCAGACCATTTTATGGAAGTATTACAGACTATATAGAAGAAGAAAAAGAGAAAAAGCAAGGTCGTTCTGTCCAAAGTAGCGAATCAAGTGCAAAAGTTGACACACAACCGGAACAACCCACTGAGGATGGAAAAGTGAAATTAACATTTTCAGAACAAAAAGAATGGAGCACAATTGAAGAAGAAATGTTTCATCTTGAAAATAAAATAGAAACTGTGAAAAAAGAAATGGCAAAATCTGGCAGTGACTTTGGTCTACTACAAGAACAACAAGAGCAATTAGCAGCTTTAGAAAAAGAGCTAGAAGAAAAAATGAACCGTTGGGAATATTTAAGCCAATATTCAAATGATTAA
- a CDS encoding cold-shock protein — MENGIVKWFSNEKGYGFIEYNETEDIFIHFTGIVSDEGFKYLTSGQHVSFEILEGNRGPQATNVIVLE; from the coding sequence ATGGAAAATGGCATAGTCAAATGGTTCAGTAACGAAAAAGGGTATGGATTCATTGAGTATAACGAAACCGAAGATATTTTCATTCACTTTACGGGTATTGTTAGCGACGAAGGATTTAAATATTTGACTAGTGGACAACATGTTTCATTTGAAATTTTAGAAGGCAACCGAGGTCCTCAAGCAACTAATGTTATTGTCCTTGAATAG
- a CDS encoding EbsA family protein, translating to MDDNSHVKFSLSLEPAFQVIYWSICWLVFFSLLILFLETQTISLMIIILVIIFGVLLFYGFGSTLRIENNNLKSNYFRGIKKECISLDEIKKITFSTKREISLFTNQDRKVSYIYLNTKNKKKFYNYLKNKAPLIQLEELSLQ from the coding sequence TTGGATGATAATTCTCATGTGAAATTTTCTCTGTCATTAGAACCTGCTTTTCAAGTTATTTATTGGTCCATTTGTTGGCTAGTTTTTTTTTCATTGCTTATTTTATTTTTGGAAACTCAAACTATTAGTCTAATGATTATTATTTTGGTCATTATTTTTGGAGTACTTTTATTTTATGGATTTGGTTCTACCTTAAGAATAGAAAATAATAACTTAAAAAGCAATTATTTTAGAGGTATCAAAAAAGAATGTATTTCGCTTGATGAGATAAAAAAAATAACCTTTTCTACTAAAAGAGAAATCAGTTTATTTACTAACCAAGATAGAAAAGTTTCCTATATTTATTTAAATACGAAAAATAAAAAGAAATTTTACAATTACTTGAAAAATAAAGCACCGCTGATTCAATTAGAAGAGCTCAGTTTACAGTGA
- a CDS encoding ribonuclease HI family protein, with protein MIKMYTDASTKNNPGPSGVGIVISNENRYNQLSFPLEGNLSNHEAEFEALLKGLTYLIEHQLNHETLMMYTDSKLLASAIKKNYVKKDIFKSYLLLIQEKLSYFPLFFIQWIPESHNKGADHLAKQALQKVISKK; from the coding sequence ATGATTAAAATGTATACCGATGCTTCTACAAAAAACAATCCTGGACCTAGTGGTGTAGGAATTGTAATCAGCAATGAAAATAGATACAATCAATTATCTTTTCCTCTTGAAGGTAATTTAAGCAATCATGAAGCTGAATTTGAAGCTCTTTTGAAGGGCCTCACCTACTTAATTGAACATCAGTTGAACCATGAAACTTTAATGATGTACACTGATAGCAAATTATTAGCATCCGCAATCAAAAAAAATTACGTAAAGAAGGATATTTTCAAAAGTTACCTGCTTCTTATTCAAGAAAAATTAAGTTATTTTCCTCTTTTTTTTATTCAATGGATTCCTGAATCACATAACAAAGGTGCAGATCATTTGGCTAAACAAGCCTTACAGAAAGTAATTTCAAAAAAATAA